ATTTGCGCATTGCAATGTCTTGTCGATGTACGAGCTCATGGCCATTCCAATGATGGCGACGGTCGCAGCGTCGGATGCATCACGCGCATTGCGGCGAACGTGCGCAGTGGCTGCGCTTCTCGGGGTGGCGACGCTATTGCTGACCGTATCGCGCGGCGGCATCGTGACATTGACGATGGTGGGCATATTTCTCCTGTTCGCATGCGGATCGCTGCGTGAAATGACCGTCCGGCATGCATGCATTGGCGTTTCGATCGCGAGCATCTTGGGTGTTCTCGTCGCCGCGAATTATGATAACTTCAATGCGCGCTTCGAGGCCGAGGGATTCGACAAAGAATATGGGGGGCCGGTTTGGGAAGGACGCGGGCCTACCTCATACTAGCGAAGGGGATTGCAGAACATGAACCGTTCGGCTGTGGATTGAACAATTGGTCGTGGTGTGTCTCCAATCGTTATAGCACCATTGTTCAGCAATATCATATAGCGTACACGAGCGCGGACGCGCCGGTTCCAAGACGTCGGCTCCGGCGACACCACCACGTAGATAATGCACACGCCGCTCCGGCGCATAGTCTCTACGCCATTACGCTCGGTGAAACCGGGTATCCTGGCGTGGTGCTCTTCGGGCTGGTGTGGGCGCGCTGGTTCACGATCGCCGCTAGTTTTCTCCGCACCCGTTCATCAGCATTACGCTCCCGGTTTGGCATTGGGGTCCTTGGAGCGTTGGTTGGCGCATTTGGCCAGAGTTTCTCTGAATGGGAAGTGCGGCTGACGCCTTTGGCATTTCTACTGCACATATTGCTCGGCGCAACGGTGGCCGTACATCTCGGGAAATCATCGAAACTAAAAATTGCGCGCGCTTGAGTTGCTTTGGAAGGTGGGGTTCATTCATGCACATCGTTTGGGTCAACACGCACGGATCACTCGTCGGCGGGGCCGAGCATTATGTGCGCAATACGGCGAATCTGCTCGGGCGTCGCGGCGTACGTTCAACACTGCTTTACGATCCAAACCTGCCCACGTCGTCAGCAATGCTCGACACGTTTGAGAGTGCGTTTCCCATTGTAAACATCGATGCGCAACTGAAGGAGGTGAAACCCGACATCGTATTCGTGCACCAAATACGACCCAACATTACACAAAGTTTGACGCGCTCGCCGGTGCCGGTCATCAATTTTCTACACGATCACTTCCTGTTCTGCCTGCGCGAGCACAAGTATACGGCAATTGGGAAACGCACCTGCAATCGAACGGTGAGCGCCTCTGCGTGTTATCCGTGTCTGGGGTTCGTTCTACGTGCACCGACATTTCCTAGATTTCGATTAAGGACCGTTTCTGACGTGATCGCTGCACAAGACGCCCACAAGCAATTTTGCGCGTTCGTCACTGCGTCTCGCTATATGGCTGAGCAGGCCATTGCGCATGGGTTCGATCCCGCGCGAATTCATGTTGCACCACTTTATGCCGAAAAGCCCGGCCCCGAGCATTCAACATATCGTGACAACGCAAAGTTGCTTTATGTCGGCGGCGTCCTACGCAACAAGGGGCTGGACGTACTCCTCCGAGCGCTTCGAAACACCGTCTTCCCGGTGCGACTCGAAATCATCGGCGATGGCGCGTGGATGACGAATGCACATATGCTGGCCCACGAATTGGGTATCCACGACCGCGTTTCTTTTCTAGGTAGAAAACCTCAACACGAATTGCGAGAACATTATCGGCGAGCGAACTGTCTCGTGGTGCCAAGCCGCTGGCCCGAGCCATTTGGTCTCGTGGGTGTCGAAGCCATGAGCCATGGCACGCCTGTCATCGCCTCGGCGGTCGGAGGCATCCTGGAATGGCTCGTGCCGGGACAAACGGGCCTGGCGGTCCCGCCGAACGACCACAATGCGTTGGCGGCGGCCATCGATCAATTGATCGGCAATCCGAAACTCGCTCGATCCATGGGAGAAGCAGCCCGAGCGCGTTATCTCGAGCGCTTCTTGCCCGACCATCACATCGAACGACTCATGGGCATTTTTGCCGACGTCATCAAGCGAGGAGCTCGGTCGTGATGAATTTTACGGGCAACGCTCGCCGCGCAAGCTTTCGCACCGGCGAACGTGAAATACGTGTCGCTCACGTCCTTCGCAAATACGATGCACGCGAGTGGGGAGGTACCGAGAGCGCGGTGTGCGAATTGCTGAAGGGGCTCCGTGCAAATGGCACCAACTCGGTCGTTTACGCGCCGAAGCTCGAAGTGCCCGTCGCCATCGAAAATGACGTATTGCGCAATGACGGCTTTGACGTGCGGCGCTTTCACGCATTTGTACCAATATGCGGCGCCAGCGCAGCCGATCGAAAAAGCCTCGTGGCCGTCGGCGGAAACCTCATGTCTTTCGACGCGCCATTACATCTTCTTTGGGAGCCGTCACTCGATGTGATTCACACGCACACGCTCAATCGGCTCGGGGGTATCGCGCGGCTCGTGGCGCGCCAGCGAAATATCCCATTCGTGGCGACCATTCACGGCGGCTTTCTCGATCTGCCTGAAGCTGCGGCCGAGAAACTTGCAGCACCGACGCGAGGCGGCATCGACTACGGTAAGTTTTTTGGCTTGCTTCTGCGTTCGCGCCACGTACTCGCGGATGCAGACGCGGTCATCACGGTGAACCCACGCGAAGCGGAGCTATTGCGTGCGAAGTTTCCCGCGCTTCGCATCGAGCTCGTCCCGCACGGCGTGCCACTGGCGCGTTACGCACGAAACCATCGTGACGCGGCCGAACGCTTTTTACCCGCAATTCGTGGGCGAACTGTCCTGCTCCTCGTTGGCCGTATCGATGGCATCAAGAATCAAGGCTTTCTCGTGAATTGCATGCCCGAGATCATGCGGCGCGTACCGAATGCGCTGCTCGTGCTCGTCGGGCCCGTCACGGACGCCGAACACGATCGGTACGTGCGCTCGCGTATTCGCGAGCTCGGTCTCGAAACATGCGTGCTCATGCCGGGGCCATTGGCACCCGACGATCCACGGCTCATTGGCCTTTATCAAAGCGCACGGGTTTTCGTGCTGCCTTCGCTGAGCGAAACGTTCGGCCTCGTGCTTCTCGAAGCATGGGCTTCTGGCTGCGCAGTGATCGCGAGCGCAACTTCGGGAGCGAAACAGGTCGTGCGCGAGGGTGAGAATGGGCATCTCTTCCAACTGGACGACACACCATCGTTCTTCAATGCACTCAGCCGCACGCTCGATGACGAAGAGCGCAGAAAGGCACTCGTCGCTGCCGGCAAACGCATGGTGATGACCAAATTTGACACAGTCGTGCTCGGACACCGAATGCACGATCTTTATGCAGAATTGATCGGAAAGACACGCCGCGCAGACCGTTCGGTACGCATGTGGAATGGGGGCAACTCATGAAGTACATCGTATTGCGCGATGACGATGCCAATGGCACCACCCCCATTTCGGTACTCGAGCCGCTCTACAGGCCATTTCTCGATCGAGGTTTGCCCATTCACCTCGCGATGATTCCCTCCGTGCGCACCGACATTCACCGGACCGATGGCGAGCTCGAAGGTTTCCTTTATGGTAAGAGCGAGGGAATTGCAGGCACGAAGCCCATGGAAGAGAATCAAGCCCTGCTCGATTACGTGCGGCATGAAAGCGGCTACGTGCCGGTGTTACACGGATTCACACACGAGATCATCAATGGCCGTTTCGAATTCGATCGTGACGAGCCGGAGGACATTGCGCGACGATTGGATCGCGGTCTGGCCATGTTCCAGGCAGCGGGGCTCGGCAGACCACTTGTATTCGTCGCACCACAAGATCAACTTTCTCGATCGAGTTTTCGTGAAGTAAGCAAGCGCTTCGACGTGCTTTCGCTACAGTTTCTCAGCCTAAAGAAGCTACCACACCAGCATTGGCCTGCGTACTTGGGTGCGAAATTCATTCAACGAAGACCGCATTTACGGCTTGGGCGCACTGCCGCGCTCACGCATCCAGGCTGCATTCTGTCGTACAACAAGCCGCCCGCAGGAATGCTCGAGCGCGTACTCGACGCAATTCGCCCCAATTGCGTCACGGTGCTCGTCACGCACCATTGGGAATATTTCCATCCGGATGGAACCATGAACGAGCCGTTTGTCGCGGTACTGCATGCACTTGCGGAGCATTTCGGAAAAGCGAAAGACGTACGGGTGATTCGTATGGATCAAGCACGCAATTACATTGCGTGAACAAGGCTGGATCGCGAACGCCTCATGGGCGCGAGTGAGGCTGGTTTGTCCTGTTAGCGTGACAGTGTCGAAAACACTGCCGCGGTAGCCAAGATCGGTGTGAGCCGGTTGATGACGTCCGTGGTCGTTGCAAACCAATGTTCGGTCACGAAAACGACGTCTCCGGGGGCGAGCACGACATCGGTCGTATCGCCTTTCATGACATCGTCGAGATTGGCACGATAAACCTTTGCACGTGAAAGCGGACCGCGAACGATGCGAATGTCCGCAGTATCCGCAGTGCGCGAGGGGCCTCCCGCGGCGGCAAGCGCTTCAGTCAAACGTAGGCCCTCGTGAAAGGGGACGTTACGCGCGGAGCGAACGTCACCAAGCACGGGAATCTGACGGCTGGCCATCCATGGAACGTAAATGATGTCGCCGGGACGAACGAATACGTTGTGCTGGGATTCCCCGAAAAGTGCATGCTTGACGCTCACGGGCAGTGTTTTTCCGTCACGTACGATGCGGGCGCCTTCCATATCGGCCGCTTCGGTGGCTTCCGCGCCTGCAATGAGAACACGCGTGCCGCCCGCAGACGCAACGATATCCGCGATGCGTAGCCCCGGTCGGGCCTCGTAGACGCCTGGTTTGTCCACAGCGCCCGTCA
Above is a window of Polyangiaceae bacterium DNA encoding:
- a CDS encoding glycosyltransferase family 4 protein, whose amino-acid sequence is MHIVWVNTHGSLVGGAEHYVRNTANLLGRRGVRSTLLYDPNLPTSSAMLDTFESAFPIVNIDAQLKEVKPDIVFVHQIRPNITQSLTRSPVPVINFLHDHFLFCLREHKYTAIGKRTCNRTVSASACYPCLGFVLRAPTFPRFRLRTVSDVIAAQDAHKQFCAFVTASRYMAEQAIAHGFDPARIHVAPLYAEKPGPEHSTYRDNAKLLYVGGVLRNKGLDVLLRALRNTVFPVRLEIIGDGAWMTNAHMLAHELGIHDRVSFLGRKPQHELREHYRRANCLVVPSRWPEPFGLVGVEAMSHGTPVIASAVGGILEWLVPGQTGLAVPPNDHNALAAAIDQLIGNPKLARSMGEAARARYLERFLPDHHIERLMGIFADVIKRGARS
- a CDS encoding glycosyltransferase family 4 protein, whose amino-acid sequence is MMNFTGNARRASFRTGEREIRVAHVLRKYDAREWGGTESAVCELLKGLRANGTNSVVYAPKLEVPVAIENDVLRNDGFDVRRFHAFVPICGASAADRKSLVAVGGNLMSFDAPLHLLWEPSLDVIHTHTLNRLGGIARLVARQRNIPFVATIHGGFLDLPEAAAEKLAAPTRGGIDYGKFFGLLLRSRHVLADADAVITVNPREAELLRAKFPALRIELVPHGVPLARYARNHRDAAERFLPAIRGRTVLLLVGRIDGIKNQGFLVNCMPEIMRRVPNALLVLVGPVTDAEHDRYVRSRIRELGLETCVLMPGPLAPDDPRLIGLYQSARVFVLPSLSETFGLVLLEAWASGCAVIASATSGAKQVVREGENGHLFQLDDTPSFFNALSRTLDDEERRKALVAAGKRMVMTKFDTVVLGHRMHDLYAELIGKTRRADRSVRMWNGGNS
- a CDS encoding DUF2334 domain-containing protein; the protein is MKYIVLRDDDANGTTPISVLEPLYRPFLDRGLPIHLAMIPSVRTDIHRTDGELEGFLYGKSEGIAGTKPMEENQALLDYVRHESGYVPVLHGFTHEIINGRFEFDRDEPEDIARRLDRGLAMFQAAGLGRPLVFVAPQDQLSRSSFREVSKRFDVLSLQFLSLKKLPHQHWPAYLGAKFIQRRPHLRLGRTAALTHPGCILSYNKPPAGMLERVLDAIRPNCVTVLVTHHWEYFHPDGTMNEPFVAVLHALAEHFGKAKDVRVIRMDQARNYIA
- a CDS encoding SLBB domain-containing protein yields the protein MLISMVAAGLACGPALPPPPAYPTAEDGLDAPEIETPPGLSKDSPPPQAILPGDVVRLRIMSAESYEPVELWVDDLGRIHVPFGGDVEVLGLGLTDAESRIEQVVRQYDRYARVSLAMHSFSGHRVTVTGAVDKPGVYEARPGLRIADIVASAGGTRVLIAGAEATEAADMEGARIVRDGKTLPVSVKHALFGESQHNVFVRPGDIIYVPWMASRQIPVLGDVRSARNVPFHEGLRLTEALAAAGGPSRTADTADIRIVRGPLSRAKVYRANLDDVMKGDTTDVVLAPGDVVFVTEHWFATTTDVINRLTPILATAAVFSTLSR